CGCACGGTTCATTTTTGCAATTGCTTCTTCACGTGTGTTCGCATGAACAATTAATTTTGCCACCATTGAATCATAATAAGGTGGGATTGTGTAGCCTGCATATACTGCAGAGTCAATACGTACACCATAGCCACCTGGCGTTACATACGTATCGACAGTACCAGCTGAAGGCATGAAGTTTTTATAAGCATTTTCTGCATTAATACGGCATTCAATTGCCCAACCACTTAATTTTATATCATCTTGCGTGAAAGGAAGTTTTTCACCAGATGCGATTTTTAGTTGTTGTTGTACAAGATCTACACCAGAAATCATTTCTGTTACTGGGTGCTCAACTTGAATACGAGTATTCATTTCCATAAAGTAGAATTTATCTTCTTGGTAGTCATAAATAAACTCGATTGTTCCAGCGCCTTCATAGTTACAAGCTTGTGCTGCTTTAACAGCAGCTGCTCCCATTTCAGCACGACGTTCAGAAGATAGAGCTGGAGATGGAGCTTCCTCTACTAATTTCTGCATACGACGTTGAACTGTACAGTCACGTTCACCTAAGTGTACAACATTCCCATGGCCATCTGCTAATACTTGGATTTCACAGTGACGGAAGTACTCGATGAATTTTTCTAAATATACGCCAGGGTTACCGAATGCTGCAGCAGCCTCTTTTTGCGTAATTTCGATGCCTTTTACAAGATCTTCTTCTGTACGAGCTACACGGATTCCTTTACCGCCACCACCAGCAGTTGCTTTGATGATCACTGGGTAACCGATTTTTGCAGCCCATTCTTTACCTGTTTCGATATCCGGAACAATACCAGTACCTGGAACAAGTGGAACACCTGCTGCCTCCATCGTAGTTCGAGCAACGTCTTTAATACCCATAATTTTAATGGAATCAGATGAAGGACCAATAAATTTAATGCCAGCATTTTCACAGGCTTCAGCAAAGTCAGCGTTTTCAGATACAAAGCCGTATCCTGGGTGAATACCATCAGCACCCGTTTTTTCTGCTACGCTCAGTAAAGCTGGGAAGCTAAGATAAGAATCTTTGGATAGCTTTGGCCCGATGCAATATGCTTCGTCTGCTAATTTCACATGTAATGCGTCTGCGTCTGCTTCAGAGTATACGGCAACAGATTGAATGCCTAACTCTTTACAAGCACGAATGATACGCACAGCGATTTCGCCGCGGTTTGCAATTAAAACTTTTTTCATGGTTTGCACTCCTTACTCAGCTTTTACAAGGAATAATGGTTGTCCGTATTCTACTAATTCGCCATCTTTAACAAGTACTTCAACGATTTCCCCTTGAACTTCTGCTTCAATTTCGTTGAATAGCTTCATAGCTTCTACGATACAAACGATTGTTTCGTTACCTACTTTGTCACCCACTTTAACATAAGCTGGTGAGTCTGGGTTTGGAGCTTGATAGAAAGTACCAACCATTGGTGATACAACTTTATGTAACGATGGGTCGTTAGCTGTTGTTGCTGATGCAGCTGGTGCTTCTTCAGCTTTTGCTGGAGCTGCTGGTGCTACAGGTGCTGCTGGTGCAGATTGTTGTACAACAGGGGCTACTACTTCTTTTTTCGGTGCTACAGTTTCAGTAACAACAACACCATTCTTTTTTAACTTAACTTTTGCGCCATCTACTTCATACACGAACTCGTCGATTGAAGAAGAATCTACTAATTTAATGATTTCACGAATTTCTTGAATTTTGAACATTTCTAACTCTCCTTATGAAATAAAATCTACTACAAGCACTATTTTATATTTTTTTCGAACAATTTGAAATAGTTTAATGAAAATTAAGTAAATATGAACAAAATAAAAGGCTTTCCTTTACTAAACGAAAGCCTTTTCATTGCACTGATATATAACAAGGACCTATAAATAAACAGAATATTCCTTTTTTTCTTTATCTTTTAATAGTTATTAGCATTGAATTTCACTTGTACATCATTTGCGCCTTCCCACTCCGTTTTTACTAAATAAATGATTTCATTTGCTTGAGATTTTGACAGCTCCTCCGCCATAACTGTAACAGATACTTTGTCACCGTCCGCTTTGACAAACGCATCAGAGTAGCCTAAAGATTTAATTAACATTTCTAGCATTGCTTCTGCCGATTCTTGTTTAATAAGACTATCAATGTCATTAAAGGCTTTATTTTTTTCGTCTGCAGTGGCTTCTTGAGAAGCAATTTTCTGTGTTAATTGTTGACGAAGCTGACTTCTTTCATCACTCACTTGCATGCGCATTTCTTCAAACAAATGGCTCGGCGAGGAGACTTCCTGTGTCATGCCCTCTTTCGTAGCCTCTTGATCTGTTACACCTGAAACGGCAGTTTGCTGTAAAGTATCATCAGTAAAAATAGTTAGTCCATTAAATTGTTTTGCTGGATCAACCAAATAATACACTGAAATTACTGCTACTAGACTTAATAATGTCATAAACCAAACTGTTCTTCTACGTACGCGCATTTACTTTTCCTCCTTATTTTCCATTGGAACAATAATTATTCGATGTATCGGTAACTGCATCACTTGACTGACAACCGCACGAATCTCATTTTTCACAAAGATATCTTTGGCACCTTCTGAAACAATGAGCAGGCCTGTTACTTCTTTCGTGCTTTGCTCAGTCCCTCGAAAATATTGGCTAAATAGTTTATTTTCGTCCTTCTCATCAGTCATCTCTCCGTAATAAAGATATACTTTAACCTCCCCAACACCTTGCATTGCCTTCAGTGTCTGTTCCAGTTTTTCTTCATTGGTTGACGGTGTTACTTGATTATTTGTGGAACTCGTTTGATACATTGGTAAAACGATGAAAATTCCTACGGAGGCGGCAATAAGCATTAAAATCATAAATGACGTTGTTTTTTTTCGTGCCTTTTCCACATCACTTGTACATTGCCTCCTTTCATCTTCTCTTTTTCAAGTGTATGTACGCTTGTTTCTTCCTATGAATTGATAAATGGAATCTTTAATAGCAATTGCAAAAATACTAACGTAATCACCAGTTTTGTCAGTGAAATTATTTCTTTATCATCTGTCAAAAAGACAAATATCTGACATACAAAGAGCAATGCCAATAAAAGAATCAATCTATCTCCCCCCAGCCATAACTTGTACAAAAACGATGAGGAAAAAACAAGAAAACATAAATGAAAAAGCAATTAAAAATGATACTGCACATAATGTAAATAGAGATTTACTAACGTGATCTAGTAATCTGCATATATCATCAAAAGCAATCGGCTCTAAAATAGCTGCCAGTAGCTTTAACGAGTAAGCACTGATAACAAGCTGTACCGTTGGAATAAAGGACACAGTAATAACGGCTATAAAGGCACTAATACTACTAATTGAAGAGGAAAATTGTGTCATATGCTGGAACATTGAAAAACTATCAACGATAAAAGAACCTACCACTGGAATATTTTCTTCAATTAATTTTTTAACAGGCTCTGCAACTGCTGCATTCACACTAAATGCCGCTACGCCACTTGCCGACATTAAAATAATGTAGCAAATGACAGATGCAGAGACGATGCTCATAATGGTAAAACGGATTAATTCAGCAATTCTTGTAAAGGAAATTTCTTTCACTATGACACTACACACATCAAATACAATGGCAAATAACACACCTGGTATCAGCCACTTACTACTAACTATTGTTAGGACTTGTACAAAAAAGAGTAAGAACGGCTGCCAGGAAGCAATTGCCGTAATACTACTTGATAACAGAAAACTTGAAGTAAGGATAGGATAAAATGCTGTAAATATGTGGGCAAGTCCCTGTGCTATTTCATCAATTAGTTGAAATGATTTCACTACGACAGGTCCTATTGTTGCGAGCACAATCAGAAAGAATAGTATTCTTGTCCCTTTTTCAAA
This genomic stretch from Lysinibacillus pakistanensis harbors:
- the accC gene encoding acetyl-CoA carboxylase biotin carboxylase subunit codes for the protein MKKVLIANRGEIAVRIIRACKELGIQSVAVYSEADADALHVKLADEAYCIGPKLSKDSYLSFPALLSVAEKTGADGIHPGYGFVSENADFAEACENAGIKFIGPSSDSIKIMGIKDVARTTMEAAGVPLVPGTGIVPDIETGKEWAAKIGYPVIIKATAGGGGKGIRVARTEEDLVKGIEITQKEAAAAFGNPGVYLEKFIEYFRHCEIQVLADGHGNVVHLGERDCTVQRRMQKLVEEAPSPALSSERRAEMGAAAVKAAQACNYEGAGTIEFIYDYQEDKFYFMEMNTRIQVEHPVTEMISGVDLVQQQLKIASGEKLPFTQDDIKLSGWAIECRINAENAYKNFMPSAGTVDTYVTPGGYGVRIDSAVYAGYTIPPYYDSMVAKLIVHANTREEAIAKMNRALSEFEVSGPGINTTIPFHQALMNNDVFKSAQFNTKFLEENDVLGVAEKAK
- the accB gene encoding acetyl-CoA carboxylase biotin carboxyl carrier protein; amino-acid sequence: MFKIQEIREIIKLVDSSSIDEFVYEVDGAKVKLKKNGVVVTETVAPKKEVVAPVVQQSAPAAPVAPAAPAKAEEAPAASATTANDPSLHKVVSPMVGTFYQAPNPDSPAYVKVGDKVGNETIVCIVEAMKLFNEIEAEVQGEIVEVLVKDGELVEYGQPLFLVKAE
- a CDS encoding SpoIIIAH-like family protein — protein: MRVRRRTVWFMTLLSLVAVISVYYLVDPAKQFNGLTIFTDDTLQQTAVSGVTDQEATKEGMTQEVSSPSHLFEEMRMQVSDERSQLRQQLTQKIASQEATADEKNKAFNDIDSLIKQESAEAMLEMLIKSLGYSDAFVKADGDKVSVTVMAEELSKSQANEIIYLVKTEWEGANDVQVKFNANNY
- a CDS encoding stage III sporulation protein AE, coding for MQEQILSFLIDPFFLLLKMTLTLCGYVIIILIVNMLLPTFEKGTRILFFLIVLATIGPVVVKSFQLIDEIAQGLAHIFTAFYPILTSSFLLSSSITAIASWQPFLLFFVQVLTIVSSKWLIPGVLFAIVFDVCSVIVKEISFTRIAELIRFTIMSIVSASVICYIILMSASGVAAFSVNAAVAEPVKKLIEENIPVVGSFIVDSFSMFQHMTQFSSSISSISAFIAVITVSFIPTVQLVISAYSLKLLAAILEPIAFDDICRLLDHVSKSLFTLCAVSFLIAFSFMFSCFFLIVFVQVMAGGR